In Eriocheir sinensis breed Jianghai 21 chromosome 10, ASM2467909v1, whole genome shotgun sequence, the following proteins share a genomic window:
- the LOC126996673 gene encoding methylglutaconyl-CoA hydratase, mitochondrial-like isoform X1, producing MMYRTAHSMLRVSRLGSSVYQIAWPRVSYRGLCSAGPDVVVEKLSGDCEGITVLGFNRPAAKNAISKNLLKEIKEAVDSIRHDSSVRVVLLRSLVPGVFCAGADLKERAKMKPEEVGPFVAKARSMISDLENLPMPVIVALDGAALGGGLEMALACDLRVAADTTKMGLVETKLAIIPGAGGTQRLPRIVGAAKAKELIFTAAIIDGKEGEDIGLVNYVVPQNETRDAAYLRSVELAKKIIPNGPIGVKMAKVAISRGVEVDLTTGLSIEEACYAQVIPTKDRIEGLTAFKEKRTPNYKGE from the coding sequence ATGATGTATAGAACAGCACACAGCATGCTGCGTGTGTCAAGGCTTGGGTCAAGTGTATACCAGATAGCTTGGCCTAGGGTGTCATACCGAGGACTGTGCTCAGCTGGCCCTGATGTGGTCGTTGAAAAGCTGTCTGGAGACTGCGAGGGAATTACAGTGCTTGGCTTCAACCGGCCAGCAGCTAAAAATGCAATTAGTAAAAATTTGTTGAAAGAGATTAAGGAAGCCGTTGATAGTATTCGTCATGACTCCAGTGTGAGGGTGGTGCTCTTGCGTTCCTTGGTCCCTGGGGTGTTTTGTGCTGGGGCAGACTTGAAGGAACGTGCAAAAATGAAGCCAGAGGAAGTTGGTCCATTTGTTGCGAAAGCACGTTCAATGATTTCTGACCTTGAAAATCTGCCCATGCCAGTTATTGTGGCCCTGGATGGTGCAGCATTAGGGGGAGGACTGGAAATGGCTCTGGCATGTGACTTGCGAGTAGCTGCTGACACCACAAAGATGGGATTGGTAGAGACCAAGCTGGCTATTATTCCAGGGGCTGGAGGGACACAGAGGCTCCCTCGTATTGTGGGAGCTGCTAAAGCCAAAGAACTGATTTTCACTGCTGCAATTATTGATGGTAAAGAAGGGGAGGACATTGGACTTGTGAATTATGTTGTTCCTCAGAATGAGACTAGAGATGCAGCTTACCTCAGATCTGTAGAACTTGCTAAAAAGATAATCCCTAATGGGCCTATTGGAGTGAAAATGGCTAAAGTTGCTATATCACGTGGTGTTGAAGTTGACCTTACTACTGGCCTCTCCATTGAAGAAGCATGCTATGCTCAGGTAATCCCCACTAAAGATAGAATTGAAGGACTCACAGCCTTCAAGGAAAAGAGAACTCCTAATTACAAGGGTGAATGA